The Nomia melanderi isolate GNS246 chromosome 7, iyNomMela1, whole genome shotgun sequence genome includes a window with the following:
- the zip gene encoding myosin heavy chain 10 isoform X9 — MADVDSRVDHSDPELRFLSVDRNNFNDPATQAEWTQKKLVWVPHDTQGFVAAGIKGERGDEVEVEIAETGKRVLVAKDDIQKMNPPKFDKVEDMAELTCLNEASVLHNLKDRYYSGLIYTYSGLFCVVVNPYKRLSIYTEKIMERYKGIKRHEVPPHVFAITDTAYRSMLQDREDQSILCTGESGAGKTENTKKVIQYLAYVAASKPKSNAGELEQQLLQANPILEAFGNAKTVKNDNSSRFGKFIRINFDASGYIAGANIETYLLEKSRAIRQAKDERTFHIFYQLLAGASSEQKKEFILEDPKHYPFLSNGALPVPGVDDSAEFFSTVKSMHIMGMTNEDFSSIFRIVSAVMLFGSMQFRQERNSDQATLPDNTVAQKISHLLGLSVTEMTKAFLKPRIKVGRDFVTKAQTKEQVEFAVEAISKACYERMFRWLVNRINRSLDRTKRQGASFIGILDMAGFEIFELNSFEQLCINYTNEKLQQLFNHTMFILEQEEYQREGIEWKFIDFGLDLQPTIDLIDKPMGIMALLDEECWFPKATDKTFVEKLVGAHSVHPKFMKTDFRGVADFAIIHYAGKVDYSAAKWLMKNMDPLNENVVSLLQNSQDPFVCHIWKDAEIVGMAQQALTDTQFGARTRKGMFRTVSQLYKEQLAKLMVTLRNTNPNFVRCIIPNHEKRAGKIDAPLVLDQLRCNGVLEGIRICRQGFPNRIPFQEFRQRYELLTPNAIPKGFMDGKKACEKMIQALELDPNLYRVGQSKIFFRAGVLAHLEEERDYKITDIIVNFQAFCRGFLARRNYQKRLQQLNAIRIIQRNCAAYLKLRNWQWWRLYTKVKPLLEVTKQEEKLTQKEDELKQVRDKLELQMHSAQEYERKYQQAIEEKTVLAEQLQAEVELCAEAEEMRARLAARKQELEEILHDLEARIEEEEERSAALTQEKKKLQLNISDLEEQLEEEEAARQKLQLEKVQCDAKIKKLEEDLALSDDTNQKLLKEKKILEERANDLSQTLAEEEEKAKHLSKLKAKHEATIADLEERLLKDHQQRQEVDRSKRKIETEVSDLKEQLAERKTQVEELQLQLGKREEELNQVMAKMDEEGAAKAQAQKALRELESQLAELQEDLEAEKGARSKAEKLKRDLNEELEALKNELLDSLDTTAAQQELRSKREQELATLKKNLEEETSMHEATLADMRHKHTQELTALNEQMDALKKTKAVLEKAKGTLEAENADLTSELRSISASRQESDRRRKQAEQQLAEVNAKLAEVERNRQELVERVTKLQQESESIMQQLEAAELKASAALKASATCESQFTELQQQLEEETRQKLALSSKLRALESEKESLHDQLEEEEEAKRALDKQLLGLNVQLAEAKKKAEEEAEAAVALEEARKRCIKDMEAIQRQVEELQAANDKLDKSKKKIQAELEDSIIELEAQRAKVLELEKKQKNFDKVLAEEKAVSEQYAEQRDAAEREAREKETRVLSLTRELDEMNEKVEELERIRRGLQSELDELVNNQGTADKNVHELEKAKRALESQLAEQRSQVEELEDELQFTEDAKLRLEVNMQALRAQFERDLQAKEEQAEEKRRGLVKQLRDLEAELEDERKQRAAAIAQRKKMEADYKDIEQQLEMHNKVKEDALKQLKKLQAQIKDSTRETEEARAARDELAASAKETERKVKSLEADLMQLTEDFASSERARRAAENERDELQEELNNNANKGTLMLDEKRRLEARIATLEEELEEEQSNAELFIDRARKAQITIEQLTNDLTTERSTTQKLESHKLLLERQNKELKAKLTELETAQRAKTKATIQQLESKINNLDEQLETEAKERFAQQKINRKLEKKLKELSLQLEDERRNSDQYKEQAEKVNARMKALKRQLDEAEEEISRHKAMKRKAQREMDDMLESQEELTREVANLKNKLRRGGPPISLSSTRLKRGSVQTGGSGDDSTTQDESIDGEETVN; from the exons ACATATTCAGGGCTGTTCTGCGTGGTGGTAAATCCATACAAGAGGCTGTCAATTTACACGGAAAAGATAATGGAGAGGTACAAGGGTATAAAAAGACACGAGGTTCCACCTCATGTTTTCGCCATCACAGACACTGCATATCGTTCCATGCTCCAAG ATCGCGAGGACCAGTCGATTTTATGCACCGGTGAGTCTGGCGCGGGCAAAACCGAGAACACGAAGAAAGTGATCCAATACTTGGCGTACGTTGCTGCTTCAAAGCCAAAATCCAATGCG GGTGAATTGGAACAGCAACTTCTACAGGCAAACCCTATCCTAGAGGCTTTCGGGAATGCTAAGACGGTGAAAAATGACAACTCCTCTCGATTC GGTAAATTTATCCGAATAAATTTCGATGCTTCCGGGTATATTGCCGGCGCGAACATCGAAACATATCTACTGGAAAAATCGAGAGCGATTCGGCAAGCAAAGGACGAAAGAACTTTCCATATATTTTATCAGCTCCTCGCAGGTGCTTCGTCGGAACAGAAGA AGGAGTTTATTTTAGAGGATCCAAAACACTATCCATTTCTCTCAAATGGGGCATTACCAGTTCCTGGTGTAGACGATTCAGCCGAATTCTTCTCAACAGTGAAGTCTATGCACATCATGGGCATGACAAATGAAGACTTCTCCTCGATATTTCGTATAGTGTCTGCGGTAATGTTATTTGGCTCGATGCAGTTTCGTCAAGAAAGAAACTCTGACCAAGCCACGTTGCCTGACAACACTGTTGCACAAAAGATTTCTCACTTGCTAGGCTTGAGCGTCACAGAAATGACGAAAGCATTTTTAAAACCAAGAATTAAGGTGGGCAGAGATTTTGTAACAAAAGCACAAACGAAGGAACAAGTTGAATTTGCTGTAGAAGCGATCTCAAAAGCTTGTTACGAGAGGATGTTCAGGTGGCTTGTGAATAGAATTAATAGATCTTTAGATCGAACGAAGAGGCAAGGGGCTAGTTTTATTGGTATACTGGATATGGCTGGGTTTGAGATATTTGAGTTGAACAGCTTCGAACAGTTGTGTATCAATTATACAAATGAGAAATTGCAACAGTTATTTAACCATACTATGTTCATTCTGGAGCAAGAAGAATATCAAAGGGAAGGCATCGAATGGAAGTTCATAGACTTTGGGCTGGATCTGCAACCAACTATCGACCTGATTGACAAACCTATGG GTATTATGGCATTGTTAGATGAGGAATGTTGGTTCCCCAAGGCTACAGATAaaacatttgttgaaaaattagTAGGTGCTCATAGTGTGCATCctaaatttatgaaaacagaCTTCAGAGGTGTAGCGGACTTCGCAATTATACATTATGCTGGGAAGGTTGATTATTCCGCTGCTAAATGGTTAATGAAAAACATGGATCCTCTGAATGAAAATGTAGTTAGCCTTCTACAAAATTCACAAGATCCTTTTGTTTGTCATATTTGGAAAGATGCGGAAATTGTTGGAATGGCTCAACAAGCATTAACTGATACACAATTTGGAGCAAGAACAAGGAAAGGAATGTTTAGAACTGTGTCGCAATTATATAAAGAGCAATTGGCGAAGTTAATGGTTACCCTTAGAAATACCAATCCAAATTTCGTTAGATGCATTATACCGAATCATGAAAAGAGGGCTGGAAAAATTGATGCTCCTCTGGTGTTAGATCAGTTAAGGTGTAACGGTGTACTGGAAGGTATTAGAATTTGTCGTCAAGGATTTCCAAATAGGATACCATTCCAAGAGTTCAGACAAAGGTATGAACTTTTGACACCCAACGCCATTCCTAAAGGATTCATGGATGGAAAGAAAGCGTGCgaaaaaatg atcCAAGCACTTGAACTTGATCCCAATCTGTACCGTGTTGGTCAATCAAAAATTTTCTTTCGCGCTGGAGTTTTGGCACATCTTGAAGAAGAACGTGATTACAAGATTACTGATATAATTGTCAATTTCCAAGCGTTTTGTCGAGGTTTCCTTGCTCGTAGAAATTATCAGAAACGTTTGCAACAGTTGAATGCTATCAGAATCATCCAAAGAAATTGTGCGGCGTATTTAAAACTCAGAAATTGGCAGTGGTGGCGTTTGTACACTAAAGTGAAGCCCTTGTTAGAAGTAACCaaacaagaagaaaaattaaCTCAAAAGGAGGATGAGTTGAAGCAAGTGCGGGACAAGTTAGAATTACAGATGCATTCTGCCCAGGAATATGAAAGGAAATATCAACAGGCTATTGAAGAGAAGACAGTGTTAGCAGAACAATTGCAAGCTGAAGTTGAATTATGTGCGGAGGCCGAAGAAATGAGAGCACGACTAGCTGCCAGAAAACAAGAACTGGAAGAGATCCTTCATGATTTAGAAGCGAGAAttgaggaagaagaagaaagaagtgCCGCGTTAactcaagaaaaaaagaaattacaattaaacaTAAGCGATCTCGAGGAACAactagaagaagaagaagctgcAAGACAGAAGTTACAATTAGAAAAAGTACAGTGCGATGCGAAAAttaagaagcttgaagaagaTCTTGCGCTTTCTGATGATACGAATCAAaagttattaaaagaaaagaaaattcttgaaGAAAGGGCAAATGATTTGTCTCAAACACTcgccgaagaagaagaaaaagcgaAACATTTATCGAAATTGAAAGCCAAACATGAAGCGACGATTGCAGATTTGGAGGAGAGATTATTGAAAGATCACCAACAAAGACAGGAAGTCGATAGGtcaaagagaaagatagaaacTGAAGTATCGGATTTGAAGGAGCAACTTGCGGAAAGGAAAACACAG GTAGAAGAACTTCAATTACAACTTGGCAAACGCGAAGAAGAATTAAATCAAGTAATGGCAAAGATGGATGAAGAAGGAGCAGCGAAAGCTCAGGCGCAGAAAGCTCTACGTGAGTTAGAGTCTCAATTAGCTGAGCTACAAGAAGATTTAGAAGCAGAAAAGGGCGCGAGAAGTAAAGCAGAGAAGCTGAAACGTGATCTAAATGAGGAATTGGAAGCTTTGAAAAACGAGTTGTTAGATTCTTTGGACACAACTGCCGCACAACAGGAATTGAGAAGTAAGCGGGAACAAGAACTAGCAACACTGAAAAAGAATTTAGAAGAAGAGACATCGATGCATGAAGCAACATTGGCGGATATGCGTCATAAGCATACCCAAGAACTAACAGCTTTGAACGAGCAGATGGATGCACTGAAGAAGACTAAAGCAGTCTTAGAAAAAGCAAAGGGTACTTTGGAAGCTGAAAATGCTGATCTAACATCAGAGCTTCGTTCTATTAGTGCCAGTAGACAAGAATCGGACAGAAGAAGGAAACAAGCAGAGCAACAGCTTGCTGAAGTGAATGCAAAGCTTGCTGAAGTTGAAAGAAATAGGCAAGAATTAGTGGAAAGAGTTACAAAATTACAGCAGGAATCTGAAAGTATTATGCAACAATTGGAAGCTGCGGAATTGAAAGCTTCAGCTGCCTTAAAAGCTTCAGCTACATGCGAATCCCAGTTTACAGAACTTCAACAGCAATTGGAGGAAGAAACCAGACAAAAATTAGCTCTGAGTTCAAAATTAAGAGCGTTAGAAAGTGAAAAGGAAAGCTTGCATGATCAActggaggaagaagaagaagcgaagAGAGCCTTAGACAAACAG tTACTTGGCTTAAACGTACAACTGGCTGAAGCTAAAAAgaaagcagaagaagaagctgAAGCCGCTGTAGCATTGGAGGAAGCTAGAAAGAGATGTATTAAAGACATGGAAGCAATTCAAAGACAAGTTGAAGAGCTGCAGGCTGCCAATGATAAATTGGACAAatcaaagaagaaaatacaaGCGGAATTGGAAGATAGTATTATCGAGCTTGAAGCGCAACGAGCTAAGGTGCTGGAATTGGAGAAAAAGCAAAAGAATTTCGACaag gTGCTAGCCGAAGAAAAAGCAGTATCCGAACAATACGCTGAGCAACGCGATGCTGCGGAACGCGAAGCTCGCGAAAAGGAGACGCGCGTCCTATCTTTGACTCGTGAACTGGACGAGATGAACGAAAAGGTGGAAGAGCTTGAACGCATTCGACGAGGACTTCAGTCGGAACTCGACGAACTCGTGAACAACCAGGGAACAGCGGACAAAAACGTGCACGAACTTGAGAAGGCGAAGCGAGCCCTCGAATCTCAATTGGCCGAGCAACGTTCACAAGTAGAGGAACTCGAAGACGAGTTGCAGTTCACTGAAGACGCGAAGTTGCGATTAGAAGTAAACATGCAGGCGCTGAGAGCACAGTTCGAACGGGATTTGCAAGCTAAAGAGGAACAAGCCGAGGAGAAACGCAGGGGATTGGTTAAGCAGTTGCGTGACCTCGAAGCGGAACTAGAGGATGAACGGAAGCAAAGAGCCGCCGCGATAGCCCAACGCAAGAAGATGGAAGCAGATTATAAAGATATTGAACAGCAACTGGAAATGCATAACAAGGTAAAGGAAGATGCATTGAAACAGTTGAAGAAACTGCAGGCACAAATAAAGGACAGCACCAGAGAAACCGAAGAGGCCAGGGCTGCTAGGGACGAACTGGCAGCGAGTGCCAAAGAAACTGAACGGAAAGTGAAGAGTTTAGAGGCGGATTTGATGCAGTTAACGGAAGATTTCGCCAGCAGTGAACGGGCAAGGAGAGCTGCCGAGAACGAAAGAGATGAATTACAGGAGGAATTAAATAATAACGCCAACAAGGGTACGCTGATGCTGGACGAGAAACGAAGACTCGAAGCTAGAATTGCGACATTGGAGGAGGAATTAGAAGAAGAACAGTCGAACGCTGAATTGTTCATAGACAGAGCCAGAAAAGCGCAGATAACGATCGAACAACTGACAAACGATCTGACCACTGAGAGATCGACTACGCAGAAGTTAGAATCGCACAAATTGTTGTTGGAGAGACAGAATAAGGAACTTAAAGCGAAATTGACTGAATTGGAAACTGCCCAGAGGGCGAAAACTAAAGCTACCATTCAACAGCTGgaatcaaaaattaataatctcGATGAACAATTGGAAACCGAGGCAAAGGAGAGATTCGCGCAGCAGAAGATAAATAGAAAgttggaaaagaaattaaaggaaTTGAGCTTACAGTTAGAAGATGAGAGGAGAAATTCGGACCAATACAAGGAGCAAGCCGAGAAGGTGAATGCTAGGATGAAGGCATTGAAGAGACAGCTCGACGAAGCCGAAGAAGAAATTAGCAGGCATAAAGCGATGAAGAGGAAAGCACAGAGGGAAATGGATGATATGCTAGAATCTCAGGAAGAATTGACCAGAGAGGTGGCAAACCTCAAAAACAAATTAAG ACGTGGTGGTCCTCCAATAAGCCTCAGCTCGACGCGTCTGAAACGCGGTTCCGTTCAGACTGGTGGCTCCGGGGATGATTCAACAACGCAGGATGAAAGCATCGACGGTGAGGAAACCGTCAATTGA